From the genome of Pseudomonas sp. WJP1:
GAGCGCGAGGGGCCCGAGGCCGGGAAACCGGTGCTGCGGGTAGCCTTCCCGAGGAACGACGGACAGGGCGGTGTGCGTTTTGTGTTGCCCAGCCGCCTGAATGATGTCGAGACCGTGTACGCCATGACCGTGCACAAGTCCCAGGGCTCGGAATTCGCCCACACCGCGTTGATCCTGCCCGACGCCCTGAACCCGGTGCTCACCAAGGAGCTGATCTACACCGGCATCACCCGGGCCAAGGACTGGTTCACATTGATCGAACCTCGCTCAGGCGTCTTCGAAGAGGCGGTGCGGCGTCGGGTCAAACGCTTGAGCGGTCTGATGCTGGAACTCAAGGAGGCGAGCGACTGACAGCGCTCGCAGCGCATCTGCCAAAAAGTGGACGATACACTTCACGCCATGAAAGCAACGTCAAAAAACCAGTTATTCAGCCACTGGCTCGCGACAAAATTTTATCGTGGCGTGAAGTGTAAAGCTCAAAAGGTGGCCTAGACTTCAGGCTTGAATGGTCTGGCTCCATGAGATTTTCACTGCTACGACTATTGGGTTTTCATATCCAAAGAGCGAATGCCAATATGAGTGATAGTTCCGTAGCAGGCTCTCGATTAAACGTACTTGATGGATGGCGCGGCATAAGTATCTTGCTGGTCCTGGCGTGTCACTTGCTACCACTTGGCCCAAAGTTTTTGCAGTTGAATTCCGCCGCTGGCGTCATGGGCATGGCTATATTCTTTACGTTGTCGGGTTTCCTGATAACAAGTTTTCTGCTCAATAACGACAGCGTCATTGATTTTCTGATTCGCAGGTTCTTTCGCATTGTGCCGCTCGCCTGGCTATACATGGCTATTGTTTTGCCTATGATGAGCAGCCCTCCGGATTTCTACATCGCAAACTTTTTGTTCGTTGCCAACTGGCCACCCATGTGGCTTGGCAATATAAACGGCCATCTATGGAGTTTGTGCATGGAGGTCCAGTTTTACTTGGCCATCGCTTTGCTGGTCGTTCTGATGAGGAAAAGGTGGATGGTGCTGATCCCTTTTCTCGCCATCGCCGTCACGACCTACCGGGTCATGAATGATGCCCATGTCGTCATCAATACCTATTACCGCATTGATGAAATACTGTCTGGCTGCATACTGGCGCTGATCTATCACAAAAGACTGGGCAGCAACCTTGTGAAAGCGCCGACACAAATGCTGGTCGTGCAAATAGCTTTATTCGCCCTGTTTGTGGTGTCCAGTCATCCTGACGGCGGTTTCATGAACTACTTGCGCCCCTATATTGCTGCAGCAATGGTGGGAAGCACGTTACTCAATGGCCGGACATTCATTGCCCATGTTCTGAACAACCGCATTTTGTTTTATAT
Proteins encoded in this window:
- a CDS encoding acyltransferase family protein — its product is MSDSSVAGSRLNVLDGWRGISILLVLACHLLPLGPKFLQLNSAAGVMGMAIFFTLSGFLITSFLLNNDSVIDFLIRRFFRIVPLAWLYMAIVLPMMSSPPDFYIANFLFVANWPPMWLGNINGHLWSLCMEVQFYLAIALLVVLMRKRWMVLIPFLAIAVTTYRVMNDAHVVINTYYRIDEILSGCILALIYHKRLGSNLVKAPTQMLVVQIALFALFVVSSHPDGGFMNYLRPYIAAAMVGSTLLNGRTFIAHVLNNRILFYIATISYALYVVHPLLAHTWLGSGDTVVKYLKRPLLFAAIFITAHISTFYYEKWWIAFGKTLSRKVAGHQPVTT